AGGACTTATGTACTTATGCTTTCCACAATACTGATCCCAGAATAACTCTCGTGATTGTATTTGAAAATGGGAAACAAAGGGACAAGGAAACTCACGTTACATCATTTATGACAGATCTCTCTATGCATATCAGATGTAATAAGATTTATGAATGTCTGAAATTATCAAAGTAAGTAACTATGTAAAAATGATGCCAAAGACCTGACtgttataatcaaaaattaatttatctatatatgtataaaattatgaataaaatttatattatatttgtattaattatcctgggaaatattgttttttctctccctctaaTTTTTTGTACCTTTGATggaatttcttaaaataggtatattgaataaaagtaccttcaattttgtataaagaataatttatcacagaaaaatacaaataaaaaaaaattttattcatgtgTTATTACACAAGTTCTTTTAGCAGTCGAATTACAGTCGAATCAGATTCTAGCAGTTACTTTAGGATTTCTATTCAAGCCTCGTTTAACACTGCCATCTACATCCATTTTCAAAAGCTAGAATTACATAGTCAAATTCATTTTCTGACATCTGACATCATCTGACTTCAAAGTGCGAGCGTACAGACGTAAATTCAGCACGTAGTGTTTCACAGTATTTGAGAAATTGGCATTTGCAAAGAATTTGCAAGCATGACGGACAACAAGAATGATAAGGCAAAAGTTGATCTTGGATTACTCGAAGAAGACGATGAATTCGAGGAATTCCCTGCGGAAGGTAAATATCTAGATTTGTGATGTCATGTTGTGTGTAACATAACCTTGAAATcgctaatttaataattagattGGACTGCAAAGGACGAGGATAGCGAGGATATCAGCGTTTGGGAGGATAATTGGGACGATGATGACGTAGAGGATGACTTTAATCAACAGCTAAGGTATTACCttgcgaaaaatatttgttgaaatttaagctGAGCAAGTCGAACAAAACATTTAATCTGCTTTAATTaaggattattatatataaatttataaagtactATGTTGTTTTCAGAGCACAACTAGAAAAACAGAAAGCGAGTGAAACAACCAAGGAAAGTTAATTAGATAGTAGTATAcgtttaatcttattttcttacataataaacatatattaagtCTGTGTATAAGTCTAAATTTCATATTCTCACAATCTTtggaatgtaataataaagctGTAATTTGTatactttgtaaaatatgCACCATATGTTTtgcagaaacatttttctgtaaaatgcagaaaatttaatttccttgtgtgtgtttgtacaaaacttaattattaaatataaatgcttaGTATAAGTCCAGAAATGC
This sequence is a window from Anoplolepis gracilipes chromosome 10, ASM4749672v1, whole genome shotgun sequence. Protein-coding genes within it:
- the Sem1 gene encoding 26S proteasome complex subunit SEM1 — its product is MTDNKNDKAKVDLGLLEEDDEFEEFPAEDWTAKDEDSEDISVWEDNWDDDDVEDDFNQQLRAQLEKQKASETTKES